From Streptomyces sp. TLI_105, the proteins below share one genomic window:
- a CDS encoding DUF3592 domain-containing protein, translating into MGDLIAVWLVIIVSVAGCVTGIVLIRSGIGLKRRGIRVDAEVVGVREYEDGDGDVHFYPVLRFTPPGGETVRGESYSRINEYVAPDTISVVYDPRHPETFDESPGSGIVGGVVALAFCGPWLGAGLWWLLH; encoded by the coding sequence ATGGGGGACCTGATAGCGGTCTGGCTGGTCATCATCGTCAGCGTCGCCGGTTGTGTAACCGGGATCGTGCTGATCCGGTCTGGCATCGGGCTGAAGCGCCGAGGCATACGCGTGGACGCCGAGGTCGTTGGGGTGCGGGAGTACGAAGACGGTGACGGCGACGTGCACTTCTATCCGGTTCTTCGTTTCACGCCCCCGGGCGGTGAAACGGTTCGGGGAGAGTCGTACTCCCGTATCAACGAGTACGTGGCCCCGGACACGATCAGCGTGGTGTACGACCCCCGTCATCCCGAAACGTTCGACGAGAGCCCCGGCAGTGGCATCGTCGGCGGCGTTGTCGCACTGGCCTTCTGCGGCCCCTGGCTCGGCGCCGGCCTGTGGTGGCTCCTCCACTGA
- a CDS encoding helicase associated domain-containing protein: MVPTCAASSLSTPTAPCSCGEGQQAQLAALPLTHDPLALALRRPFSSQSTIHAHGLRAARRFYRRHQHLRVPADYTDRHDSNHTPLGQWISDLRTLAAADRLTREEIDSVEALAMEWLPGLRCEDTPAVLLATTARTFEAPRASRR; encoded by the coding sequence ATGGTCCCAACCTGCGCAGCATCTTCGCTCTCGACCCCGACTGCTCCCTGCTCGTGCGGGGAAGGACAACAGGCACAACTGGCCGCACTGCCACTCACACACGACCCCCTGGCCCTCGCACTGCGCCGCCCCTTCAGCAGCCAGAGCACCATCCACGCACACGGACTCCGCGCCGCCCGGCGCTTCTACCGCAGACACCAGCACCTGCGCGTCCCCGCCGACTACACCGACAGACACGACAGCAACCACACCCCATTGGGCCAGTGGATCTCCGACCTACGCACGCTCGCCGCTGCCGACCGCCTCACCCGAGAAGAGATCGACTCCGTCGAAGCCCTCGCCATGGAATGGCTCCCCGGGCTCCGATGCGAAGACACCCCAGCCGTGCTCCTCGCGACGACCGCACGCACCTTCGAGGCCCCCCGGGCCTCCCGCAGGTAG
- a CDS encoding HNH endonuclease signature motif containing protein, whose product MATNRTKVPRPLARQLFVETGHRCAIPTCRATPLEIAHIVPWHRVQRHDFHNMIVLCPNCHTRFDRGDIDRQAMFRYKELLRLSDPNRVAPEDPSPRAGLIRAYRLFQSEMTRWHKTISDLVSAVGFSSAGFPTGNLKPCRRAASIARAATDKLSELGDEGVAEAANYVFDWYRNWANDVFDLKPSAFSGTRDDYEDWAKERFMAFVVLHEEVCAALDLDPTELDFFEAERDNQELPEVPLGTRGFWETDE is encoded by the coding sequence ATGGCCACGAACCGCACCAAGGTGCCTCGCCCGTTAGCCCGGCAGCTCTTCGTCGAGACCGGCCACCGGTGTGCGATACCGACGTGCCGCGCAACCCCTCTGGAGATCGCGCACATCGTGCCCTGGCACCGCGTCCAGAGGCACGATTTCCACAACATGATCGTCCTGTGCCCGAACTGCCACACCCGCTTCGATCGCGGAGACATCGACCGCCAGGCCATGTTCCGCTACAAGGAGCTGCTGCGGCTCTCGGACCCCAACCGCGTAGCGCCCGAAGATCCTTCTCCGAGAGCCGGTCTCATCCGGGCGTACCGGCTGTTCCAGAGCGAGATGACCAGATGGCACAAGACCATCTCCGATCTGGTCTCGGCGGTCGGGTTCTCCTCCGCCGGCTTTCCGACCGGCAATCTGAAGCCGTGCCGCAGGGCGGCGTCCATCGCCCGCGCAGCGACCGACAAGCTGAGCGAACTGGGCGACGAGGGGGTCGCCGAGGCGGCGAATTACGTCTTCGACTGGTACCGAAACTGGGCGAACGACGTGTTCGACCTCAAGCCTTCCGCCTTCAGCGGGACCAGGGACGACTACGAGGACTGGGCGAAGGAGAGGTTCATGGCCTTCGTCGTGCTCCATGAGGAGGTCTGCGCGGCGCTGGACCTGGACCCCACGGAGCTGGACTTCTTCGAGGCCGAGAGGGACAACCAGGAGCTACCCGAAGTACCCCTCGGCACCCGCGGCTTCTGGGAGACGGATGAGTGA